Below is a genomic region from Lysobacter terrestris.
CTGCGGCCTTACCCCGCCAGTCGTCAGCGTGGACGTGCGAGTAGGACCGCAACGTAGATGGTCACGCACATGCTCGCGAAGGAGAGCCAGGCGTACGGCCATAGCAGTGGCATGCCGACGAAGACCAGGCCATCGCTGCCGCCGGGAATCAACGCGGCACCGATTCCCATGAGACCTCCCCCGACAAGACAGCGTCCGGTCCGGGCTGCTGTCGGCACCTTGGGTCTCAAACCAACCGTCCAGCCCCCCAGTACAGCGCCGGCCATCAGTGCGACCAACAGCAGCGACGCCCGCATCGTGTCGAAGGGCCTGCCACGCGCAAGCTCGCCGAGCGTCTCGGTATAGGTCCAACCGCCTACCGTCAGAAGTACGACCAGGAACGCGACTCCGCTGATTGACGTCGCGACATGCGGGGACCAGAAGTAACGCAAGGGACCGTGACCTGTCCGCCAGGCACGCCATCCGTGGGTTGCCAGCCGGAGTGCCAGGATCAGGATGCACACGATCGCCACCCAGCCTGGGGCATCAAGAACAAGGGATTTCCCGGCGAGGTGCTCGGGTGCGGCCATGCGCGACATCGCCAGGCTGCCGAGGAAGAATCCGATCGGGGTAGCCAGATAGGCCCATTGGCCTGACCCGATGCGCGCAATCGTGCCAATGGCGCAGGAGCGATTGCAGAACGCGCCAATGCCGAGCACGACGCCGCCGGCGACCGTGGCTGCGCTGGTGGCATAGCCGCGCGGAATGATGGGCAGAAGCCCCAATGCGCTCAGGAGCACAAGCCCGCCACCGACCAGGACCGACGCTTCGATCAGCGCAAGCAGTCGGCCCGGACGGCGTTCGCTCACGAGCTCGACGATGGACGCGACGGCACAGGTGCCGCCGCGCTGGGTGGCAAATCCCAACAGGCAGACTGCTGCCAATCCAATCAGGAAGTTCGGGGTCTCCATCGGCGAGCGACTCCCGGAACAAGCACGCCCGGTCATTGATAGCACCGGGCAAGGACCGGCGCCACGATGCCCCTCGCTGTGCGGGTCATCCGGTGGTGGATGAATCCGGCCCTCGGATCAAGCCAGCGTCGCCCGGGTAAGCGAAGCACATCCGGGTGCTTTTCGTAACGCGGCGAGATTCAACCCCGGGTGCGGCTACGCCTCACCCGGGCTACGGTTTACCTCGGATCACTTCGGTTTGCTGTACCAGAGCGCGTTGACGATGATCCAGCGCTCGTCGAACCGGCCCATGTGGAAGTAGTCGACGAACCACGGCGTTTCCAGTCGCACCGATGCGGCGTTGCCGATCACGTCGAGTACGCGGCAGCTGCGGCTCCACTGTTCCTTGGGCGTCTTCAGCGCGCCCTCGCGGGTCAGCCCGACCAGTTCCTCCTTGCCCATGCGACGCAGGCCGAGCCGCTCGTACGGGGTGTCGCCCAGCACCATGCGCTTGGCAAGGTCCGGGTGCAGTGCGCGCGCAACGCGTTCGGGGTCGGCTTCCAGCTGGCCGTCCACGTAGTCGAAGCAGGTCGCCTCGATGGCGGCGATGGTGGCCGGATCGGCAACGGGTGGCGTGGCTGCCG
It encodes:
- a CDS encoding nuclear transport factor 2 family protein, coding for MSALSLFLAAAGAAATPPVADPATIAAIEATCFDYVDGQLEADPERVARALHPDLAKRMVLGDTPYERLGLRRMGKEELVGLTREGALKTPKEQWSRSCRVLDVIGNAASVRLETPWFVDYFHMGRFDERWIIVNALWYSKPK
- a CDS encoding YeeE/YedE thiosulfate transporter family protein, producing METPNFLIGLAAVCLLGFATQRGGTCAVASIVELVSERRPGRLLALIEASVLVGGGLVLLSALGLLPIIPRGYATSAATVAGGVVLGIGAFCNRSCAIGTIARIGSGQWAYLATPIGFFLGSLAMSRMAAPEHLAGKSLVLDAPGWVAIVCILILALRLATHGWRAWRTGHGPLRYFWSPHVATSISGVAFLVVLLTVGGWTYTETLGELARGRPFDTMRASLLLVALMAGAVLGGWTVGLRPKVPTAARTGRCLVGGGLMGIGAALIPGGSDGLVFVGMPLLWPYAWLSFASMCVTIYVAVLLARPR